A stretch of DNA from Oceanispirochaeta sp.:
GAGCTTTGGGCTCATGCGAAAGACCCGATCACCAGCGGACTGTCCCTGGATGCCATTGCCTCAGATGATTACTGGAAAGAATCAGGAGCGGATCTTCACCTTCTGGGTGCCGGGGGCTCTTCCCTGGCTCTGACTCTGTACCTGATCAATAAAAAGAAAAAGGGTGGAACAGTACCTGCTCGTATTCTTGTGAGTAACAGATCAGAAGGCAGACTGGAAGAAATGAAAAAGATCCACAAAAAAGTGGGTACGGACATTCATTTTGAATACTACCTCTGCCCCACCCCCGCCGAAAATGACAAGGTTGTGGCCATGCTCAAACCCGGCTCTCTGATTGCCAATGCCACAGGTCTTGGAAAAGACAGACCCGGTTCTCCCCTGACAGATGATGTTGTATTTCCTGAAAATGCAATTGTCTGGGATTTCAACTACAGAGGTGATCTGATCTTCCTGGATCAGGCCAATGCACAGAAGGCTGAAAAAAACCTTCGCGTTGAAGACGGCTGGTTCTACTTCATTCACGGATGGACCCGGGTCATAGCCGAGGTATTCCACATTGACATCCCCACCAGCGGTCCTGAATTTAAAAAACTTTCTGAACTGGCCGAA
This window harbors:
- a CDS encoding shikimate dehydrogenase; its protein translation is MNNYSPAKERTMYFIGVTTGKSSIMQVFPKWADHLKLNARIKGFDFEPHSAAEKYREAVEFIKNDALSLGALVTTHKLDLLKACGDLFEGRGEYATLLEEASSISKQGKELWAHAKDPITSGLSLDAIASDDYWKESGADLHLLGAGGSSLALTLYLINKKKKGGTVPARILVSNRSEGRLEEMKKIHKKVGTDIHFEYYLCPTPAENDKVVAMLKPGSLIANATGLGKDRPGSPLTDDVVFPENAIVWDFNYRGDLIFLDQANAQKAEKNLRVEDGWFYFIHGWTRVIAEVFHIDIPTSGPEFKKLSELAESTRS